A genomic window from Punica granatum isolate Tunisia-2019 chromosome 2, ASM765513v2, whole genome shotgun sequence includes:
- the LOC116197984 gene encoding uncharacterized protein LOC116197984 yields the protein MGMILGVADRLRVEVKESLKRRRSSGQPNISTNSSASNAIKSGQHIFSYRRWGLYSHHGIYIGNGRVIHFTRTEDKEALVPSWTRLGVQCHSNHTPCPKCSHTTSQGDDHQLQVAAVVPRGVIQSCLECFLRDGSKLQPVHLYAYGLPRWRLLLKVPGSCTATAPTRFPIQVIETAQKFLADKSFPEYNLFRSNCEHFATLCCTGTGISEQTAPWAWFAIKLKLA from the exons atggggATGATACTTGGAGTGGCTGATCGGCTCAGAGTGGAAGTGAAGGAGAGTTTGAAGAGGAGGCGGTCGTCTGGCCAGCCGAATATCAGTACTAATTCCTCTGCTTCCAATGCGATCAAATCGGGACAACATATCTTCTCCTACCGCCGCTGGGGACTCTACTCCCACCATG GAATATATATAGGCAACGGGAGAGTGATCCACTTCACCCGGACGGAGGACAAAGAAGCCCTCGTTCCATCGTGGACACGACTAGGAGTGCAATGCCACTCTAACCATACTCCATGTCCAAAATGCAGCCACACAACCAGTCAAGGTGACGATCATCAGCTGCAGGTAGCTGCTGTAGTTCCTCGCGGAGTCATCCAATCATGTCTTGAATGCTTCCTTCGTGATGGCTCAAAGCTTCAACCTGTACATCTCTATGCATATGGTCTGCCCAGGTGGCGACTCTTGCTCAAAGTTCCCGGCTCCTGCACTGCCACAGCTCCCACGAGATTTCCGATCCAAGTGATTGAGACGGCTCAAAAGTTTCTCGCTGATAAAAGTTTCCCTGAGTATAACCTCTTCAGGAGCAACTGCGAGCATTTCGCAACATTATGCTGCACAGGGACGGGCATAAGCGAACAGACGGCACCGTGGGCTTGGTTCGCCATAAAACTAAAGCTTGCTTGA